Genomic window (Misgurnus anguillicaudatus unplaced genomic scaffold, ASM2758022v2 HiC_scaffold_28, whole genome shotgun sequence):
GGGTATAATTCTTAGCATCTGAAAATATTgaatttttaatttgatttgttGTGGTGTTAGATTGACCATGAAATTAATGATGTAGTTGTTTGTTTTCACAACTGtgataaaattaagtttttaattGTGTTAAGGAAGaaaatcatttgtttattatATAATCGAGATATTTTGGTCGTAAGCAGTTCCAGTACTTTTCTTTCAGTTGGATTCATAATTAAAACTGTAGTTTGAGCTACAGTGTTTCTAGTGTTTAACATGATTTTCTAAGATGTgagttgtaaataataataataacatagtAATAGATATGTATTGTCTTTCTATCAGCTGTAAATACAGGTCAGTGATTGTTCTAATGGTTTAAGAGATTCAGCAGCAAGCAATAATGGTATTGTATTTTATAGTAAATGTTCTATAAGATATTGTTTTATGATGTTGATATTACACAATTTTGTATAGCTATGTATTTCTACTTCTAACATAACTCCACAAATTGTGACAAAATGCTATTAAAGCGTATCATAACCATGAATCTGTCACAGGGTAATGCATAATCATGGCCGAATAAAATATGAGGGTGATGATTCAAagatacttttattttttcaagtGATGCTCTCAGTCTGGTCATAAAGTGTGATGCTGAAGATACAcgtgaaaataaatacaatccAAAGGCTATAAACCTTTTGGTGGCTCATAACCTGGGGCATGATTTTCTGTTACTGTATGACTATGGTGGGGTTTTGTGTGGttccatttaaaatgttttacccTTAAACCCTTATGAAGTTTAAAATACAGTACTTACAGAAACAGCAATAATTAGAAAAGCAGAATCTATAAATGCCcagttttgcattttacatgGTTTTAATATAATCTGTTTGACACAAAAGAAACAGGCTTTGCATTATTTTTGATGAATAAAAATTGCTATGAGTAAAAATTACATATATATTCATAATACTATTGTGAtgttatgacaaaaaaaaacatacattgacAAAAACCACAAAGTCAATTTCCTTCTTTCAAACAATTTGAAAGAAACCCAAGCGGTCTGAATTTTCTATTTAATATTCCGTCTCCAAACCGTCTTCATGAagatcaaatattttttaacttatCAAAACCCACCCAGTGCATACACGGCACCATTCAGCCTTGAACAGAACAGGAAGGGGACCATCTGAGTTTTAccatgctaaaataaaaaatatattacacacatacacaaatatTTCATATGATTCAAGTTTCTCCCTTCTGTTTTCATCTCTTTCAGTTCTGGTTTCTCAATGTCTTTCCTTTATTTACCGTAAACATCACATTCAGAAAGGAACATATTGATAATGGAGCAAAGTGATGTTTTTCTGTTTCAGTAAATCACATTCAGATCCTCTCACATGTAGGTGGACCAAAATAAAGcaacataaaaacaataaaacaaacaaaatccaAAAAAGGTAGAGCCAAAACAGAGGCAGCTACATCCTGGACTCAGCAGAGTCGTGCGCCATAGCCAAAAGTCTGTTTAATAGCATGGCAGTAGTACCTCCGCCAACCGTCTCGTGTTCGTTCCTCTTCGCTCTCGGGCACCGCTCGACAATCAATTTTTAACTCTGTCTCATTACCCTTGTCTGTAAATGTCAATGTCACTGTCGCGTAGTGCTCTGAAATGAGAGAAGGACAGATGGCAAGTAAGTAATGTCCAGAGGTTCAGACTAAACTGTATGTGTAAAATGCTAATAAATTATTCTTTAAGTATTCGTCAGTTGTTCAGACAAggtaaaatgcaataaaatacatttttgaaacggcatttaactttttccccgccagcatttttacaTAAAGTTGCCAGCGCCAGCAGGCAACtcccttccagaatgttttgcatttttaatatataaacatacaacatatcaaatgaaagaacagatgctctgcttttaaacaagcaaaaaaagtttcatcccatcttcatttgttctctttttatcacctctcaaatatgggtaggatTCTTCAGAAATAccaaattttaaacaaaaatataagataattgcatttatgtaaaggacttttgttagaaatcagatttatgagtttttactgtttttgaatcCATGGATGCCCTAGTGCAGTGCTTCcaaatcctggtcctcgaggcccccctcccagaaagttttagatgtctccgtatttaaaacacctgatttaactaatcaacctccttccaaaatggtaaacatgtctccctaaggagacatctaaaacattctgggaaggGGCCTCGGGGACCAGGATTGGAAAACACTGGTTTAGTGTTATATAGGTtaggtaagagcgccacctagatgataatagtggaaatatggactgccgtaaaaacttgtcattggcaggaaagtgttttctccttattaaCGAGATaattcgtcaatggcggggaaagagttaatgtacaAACTGTTATACATAACATGCTTCTATTGCTTTTTCCGAATTCACTCATTATTACACGGCactctaaaatgtttgattctgattggccagtcgcgacaTTCCAAGATATGTTATTCCAAGATAACAAGCGCCTGAAACTAATAACAAacggtaacccggatgctgcagattattttaaaaggtacagttaaatattaccgtattttccggactataagtcacacttttttcatagtttggcggaTACTgaaacttatagtcaggtgcaaCTTGTacatcaaaattatttcatttgaaccaagagaaaccattattgtctacagccgtgagagtccgccctatgctgctcctgtatttatgtaattcaatggattcagtgatgcggaatgacttcgggaccttttgaacttgatttggcttgtcgtgttaatttagcctattttatttttttcctcttcaaaacgcatttttgactgatgcgacttatactccggagcgacttatagtccgagGTGCACGAAATGAAAtctaaatatgtcttttaattaattttaataatctCTTGGCATCATGTAAACACTTACTTCATTACTGTACAACCAGTGTACATTTAACGGTCTACACTGTATGAACAAACTGATCTGTTGTCCTTCATTTACAAAATGATAACTGGAACAGAAAGTCCCAAATATCAAGAAAAAATGAATCTGTGTTTAGAAAGAATAAAGCTGGACTGTTTTTTACCGCAAGGCCATGAGTTGAACCTCCATTTCATGACTATCTTCTCCTCAGGCACCTGTACAACAAAGACCAAATTGTTTTTAGAATATGAAAGCAGTATAAAAATAGgattattacattattaaacCCAAGCAACTATAGCATAGCATCAGGTATAACAATAGTAAGTCTCACCAGCTCCTGGAACTCTCCGTTCACATTTCCGTCCAATAGGCGAAATTTCCCACCTCTCTCAGGGTCAACCATAGCACCGGTGCGTGTGAAAGCCTGTACCATCTGTAACACACATTTCACTTTAGTCTTCTTCATATCATAAAACCCTAATGCATTTTTCAGTAAATCCCAAATCGACAGTTAGTAGAGTTGTTTCTCTTTTATTACTGTgataatgcatttatttagtttAGCATTATAGCCATACCAATTTATCAGTTCATTTATAAACTAAACCCAAAGCAGAGGTTTAACCAAAAAGTCATTTGCATTCCAAACAAGGTGAAATTGAATCTTCACCGAACCACAACAATTAACATGTTCCCCCAACATCtttgcacatttttattaacaaattatGGCAAAAGTGCATTTTGCACATGAGTAAAAACTGCTGTTGCACAAATGTACGCTTcaaaaggggtagttcacccaagaAAATTTTGTCATGATTTACCATCATGTCATTTCACACTTGTAAGACGTTTGTTCATCTTTggaacacaaatgaagacatTTTTGATGAAATACAAGAGCTTTCTGTTCCACCATAGACAGGAAAGCAACTAGtgctgcataacaactaatcgcaattgtttgcagaataaaagtttttgtttacatcatatatatgtgtgtgtgtgttgtgtataataattatgtatatatataaatacacacaaatgcaTGTACAAttctaagaaaaaaatatttgtatatattaagtattcatatttatgtataatataaattatatataaatataaaaatgtatatacacgtgtaaatatttcttaaatatatacatgcatgtgtatttatatatacataattattatacacaatacacacacacaaacttttattctgcaaactaGTTtcgattagttgttatgcagccctactcACAACTTTCAAGGCCCAGAAAACAGTCTATGGGGGCTCAGattttatcaaaaatattttaatttgtgtTCTGAAGATAACAGAAGATCGTATGGGTGTGGAGCGACATGAGAGTGAGCAATTCATGACAAAACTTtcattttggagtgaactaatgctttaaaggggaaatttttaaaagattttttaagacgtcaaataaatctttgttgccccctgagtacatatgtgaagttctagctcaaaataccatatagataatttattatctCATTTTAAATTCCCACTTTGtgggtttgagcaaaaatgtggcgttttggggtgtgtccttttaaatgcaaatgagctgatctcggcactaaatggcagtgctgtggttggatagtgcagattaaggggcggagTTATCCCCATCtaacatcacaaggggagccaaatttcaaacagctatttttccacatgcttgcagagaatggtttaccaaaactaagttactgggttgatctttttcacattttctaggttcaAACAAGCACTGCACATGGGGACCCACTTCAACATGGAAAAAGTGGACCACCAATTATGCTGGACCACTAAGTTGAAACAATTTGTATAAGAAAAAGCTATATATAAACAAGAGCTgtgcattttaaacaatacagacaCAGGTAACCTGCAGTTAGAAGATGCTCTTGCGCTAATGGCCTGCCAACTATAAGGACTGCAGCTTGGTgtgtttaactaaaaaaagaaaaactcacTTCTTGGTTGAGAAAGACCCTGTAAAGCTCTTCTGGTGAGGCGAGGAAAGTGTCCTTCAGTGAAAACTTGCAGGTGGGGATCTTCACTCCAGTGTGGGGAGCTGGAGAAGCAGCGGTAGATGAGCCGAtctaaaacagacaattacACACAAATATGAAGATACTTATTTTAATGTTCATGCATTCTTTGTTGGTTCCCATTTTTTTACTATATAGCATTTAATTTCCCTGCATCAAGCGTATAAAGTGTATAATGATACATTTGAGGGCACGTAAATTATGgggtatttttcattttgataactaaccctttaaaagtttaatgcgttttagcggcatctagaaGTGAGATTGCAAACTGCAACCCTCAATTTCGAAATGCAATGAGACACTACAGTAGCTGCCAagggacaaacatgttgtcgttTGATAAAACATAGGGTCGAAGCACACTCTGTaaaacagtttgtctgtttagagctactgtagaaatgtGACGACGTcatccatgtaaggagacccgcagtgtatgtagataaaaacgtctcattctaaaataataagagcaatacagttcattatgtaagggctttatacaccactgataaatAGTTGTgtatataatattgcatttctgtcaaaagttccttttaaaagttacacaatgcacctttaatttttGTGTCATTGCTCCTTGTTAAATGCAAGCAACtgattcaaatgtttttttttattatgggAGCTTTTATTAGTGTTATTCATTACCCCAATGAATgtgtataaaaaaatacaagttttacaaatgttttgttatttaaaaaaggtgTACATACTTTTTCCTGGgtaaaatgttaatttacatGAATAGCAATGTAAATGTAACTAACTCACCCTCATGCAAAATCtaacattaaataaaacttttcaatataaaaacataatatttacaTAATGAACATAACATCTAAGGAACACTGCAACAGCATCTTGATGACTGTGACACGCTGTATAGTGGGTAGAATGGGCTGCTGTTTAGAGATGGATACAGAAAGGTAAGGGCAAAATGATGAATATCATCCGcatattgaatttttttagcACTTAAATTAAGACTCTGCATTTATCAAGCTATTAAATACAACAGTATTTAAATAGGCAAgtcattatatttaaatataaaaggcAAATAATCAACATAAAGAGTAAGGTAAACACTTAACACTTCAATGCATATATTTTTGCTAAAGTTGTCGCAATATAGCCCACTTCTCAAACCATTTAACGCGGTTATCAGTAATGCGcaggtcaatgtataaacaaccagCACACGACCGACATTTTCAACACCgccaaaaatatatgtatatatatatgtatagtATGTatagtatgtatgtatgtatgtatgtatgtatagtGTATActtcctggcccgcattttttaagaGTAGTAATTGGTTAAAATTGTTAATTGGTATCTTTATTTTAAACGACCCAAACGACCACAacccgaatatcattaaaaatatttttgggtgACTCATAACCTTTAGAATCATTTGGATCAACCCACGCATCACTGGCGGTTAtgaaatgttaaattaaaaacGACCAATAACTTTACCAAAAGAACCCCCTTATgaatacataaatattaataatcttATCTTTATCATCCACATTTCAAGGTGTTTATAAGctttttgtatgtaattttgcattttgtgcatatattttatattcaacGACTGCTGTGAAGGCCATGCCTGCAGAAGGGGCAGGATTTTGTGTGCATTATTGAGTTCTGACTGTCTCGGCTTCATCTCCAACGTGTTTTGCCACTTTTCGCATGTCTCCTATTAGAAATGAACTAGACACTCATGACTACTGTGTCCCATGTGAAACGCCCCTTAGGCTGGTTTAGGTCATGACAACCAGACAGGGATCAGTGTTTCGTAGAGACATATAGATGCCAAGTGGTTCCCTTCAGTAAGGTGACAGAATGATAATTTGCCCATTGAATTACATTTAGTAACTATTAACGCTTACCTGAGTTTTATTTGACTTGGTTGGTGCCTGGGCTGTCTGCTGTTTTGTCATACCATTGGCTGTTGGCAGAATCATCCCTTGTGTGAACTCTGAAACGGATCAAAACAAATTATAGCAATCCACATCCCCTACAGACAATGAAATAAAGACTGTTAAAACTTCTCGCAATGTGATGCCTGCTGTCGCTTTAGTGTGACTGACCTGATTTGAGGGAGTCCACGTAGTTGGAGAGAGCTGTACGAATTTTATCTGCTCCATCTTTCCTCATCAGAGAAAGCAACGCTGTGTCAGGTTCATCTTTACAAAGACTCACGCTGATCTGTGTGTGACATAGAAAAATACTCTCACTTACATAATAGAACATACTTGGCATGATTCGTTAATCCTATCAAATAACAAGAATGCAAATTTAACATCCTGctctatataaaataaataagtataatAAGACAACTGCTTGATTTTCACcatgtacatttaaatatacaattAAGGACTAATTGTAGCTTTGGGGACAATTAGTcttctttaaatgtataaaactTTGAGGCTGGTCATGCCAATGTATAACAATAACTTACATCAAGATCATCCATGTCATTTTCATCTGAAAGGTTCGGAACTTCAATGTTTCCCTTGTATTTGATGCCTGATTTCGATGTCCCTGTAGAGATGGGAACCCCCAAAACATAAATAAGTCATGGTATAATACAcaaaggggcggtttccaggATTCAGATTAATCAGGGTTCAGAtttatccaggactaggccttagttacattaggacatttaaaggaatattccattttcttaaaagaaaaatccagataatttactcaccaccatctcatccaaattgttgatgtttttctttgttcagtcgagaagaaattatgttttttgaggaaaacattgcaggatttttctctcattttaatggactctaatagacaccaacaattaacacttaacatgtaacagttttttcaacagagtttcaaaggactataaacaatcccaaacgaggcataagggtcttatctagcaaaaccattgtcatttttgacaagaaaaataacaaatatacacttttaaagcacaacttctcatattcctccggtcctgaaagcgtcagcatgacctcacgcaatacgtcatgacgtcaagaggtcacagaagacgaacgcgaaactacgccccagtgtttacaagtgtgttgaaagaggaccgttccgacattgttgtatgtcaactgatactaattaatgtctttgtgtcagtttattgtttacaatggtccgcaaatgtgcgttttatatatgtaacacgtgacctccctacgtcactacgcatttacgttaggtcacgctggaccggacctagacgaaaagttgtggtttaaaagagcattttttttttcttgtcaaaaatggcaatcgtttcgctagataagacccttatgcctcgtttgggattgtttatagtcctttgaaaaaaactgttacgtgttgagttaagtgttaattgttggtgtctattaaagtccattaaaatgagaaaaatcctgcaatgttttcctcaaaaatcataatttcttctcgactgaacaaaaagacatcaacattttggatgacatggtagtgagtgaattatctggatttttcttttaagaaaatggaatattcctttaagtagtttttacaaacaaactttacaaaaaacTTTACTGGTgtaaaacaatggcactgatatatgttaagatatgccacaagttgtttttaaatgaaggcagctcaaacatgcattttaatctggaaCTAATTTAAGACCTGTTCAGGAAACCGTTTCAAAGAGCGTTTAAAGACATAATATGTACGTTTCACCACTAAAGGTCACTAAACAACAACAGCGGCCGCAGCTTGACAAGGTTATTAAAAAGCATCGAAGAATGAGTAGTCTTCACCTTCAATGTTGATAGAAATCAATCTGACAGGACTTCGAGATCAtgaaataaagtaataaaataaagaGTGTTACATTACAAAGTTGACGACACACAGAGCTATGTGCGGTAGATTTTACTAATTCTGCATGCAAACCACTTCTACTGTGCAGACTGATTGGTATTTGACATCAAACTATCGCAAAAGGGATTTGAAAGCAATTCTTGCGATAGTTTGATGTCATATGCCAATCACTCTGCGCAGTGCCATATGaaatcaaacattttttttgtttctatGGCAGCAAAAGCAAAAACATTTCTGAAAACATTTGAGAATAACATAAGTACACGTTACACATGTTAGTACACAATCTTACATACTGTGCCTTTAATTCACAGGATTTATAGacaaacaataaattaaataaataaatcaaaatactATCTTTAATCCCAACAAATATGTGAATGGAAATGAAACCGAGTATTAGCTGGAAATGAACTGCGACATAACAATTAGGGATACATCGAAATTTTGGCCACCGAAAACTGGATTATTGggtttcaataaaaaaaaggccaaaaatattaaaggcagagtccacgatgttttaaatatttgaaatcacctgaacaaacatgcccctaccccaatagaatctggaccttctgttgatagacccgccccacacatacgcaacccggcaaggatgtcggttagtagacacactcCTTAccgctgattggctataagtgtgttttggtagtctgcccgtctccttttccaaagcgtttttcaaacatcgtggactccgcctttaaccaaAAGTAAATGGTGCAGTGCTCTGCTTTTCAGATTAAAGGTAGATTTTCAGATTAAAGGTAGATTGGTGCCGATTAATCGGCAGATTCGGCACCAATAGTTAATTGGTGGAAAAAAATCGCCTATCGGCAAAAATCCATGCAGAGTTGTTCGGCATTGTGTCCATTGCTTCATATCATTATGAAGTTATTCATTTGCTGACTAGATATGCTGCATTAACAGCGAAACAACAGCGGGAATGTACGTTTGTTGTCAAGGCTGACAGAACGCTAATAACAGTAGTACCTCAAacagttacaaaaaaatgcatacagatAAATCCAACACAATAGTCATGATTATTACCACACATTTGCATTAGTTTATATTCAGCTGGTTTATCTTTGATTTAGTCGGCTAAGCTgcatattttaagttaataatGCAAGAAAGCGAACTATATTCAACTGTCGGCTACATTAACATATTCAACAATACTTATTTTGTAATTTTGGTTAAATAATCATTAAGTATTAAAAACAGAAGCAAATAAAGTACAAGACTACacatataaaatgcatttatgttatttaaaaggTAACCAGTGCGAAGCGTTTACTTCAATacttattaatataattaatacatttttaattatacattaatttattttggaCATTTTCATAGTTTCGTACtattgttttattactttaggattttttttagcACTGTTTAACTTTAAgtgttatgtttgtttttttacccAGTATCCATTTTAAAAACTATCGGTCGATTAATCGGTAATCGCCAAGTACGGACCAACCTAGTTAGTTATCGATATCGGTAAAATCCACTTCATTCTTATAGCAGCTGTTATCACAGCGCTACACAGAAAAGTGTAATTGTGACAGCTCTGtgcaaatacttaaaataacaCACGTTCTGTGTCATGCGCCACTGCCCGTGCTTTAGTGTGTCTCTAGCATCAGAGATCACGCAAATTGACTCCGACACGTTACTTTTTAGTCAAGTTCAAATCATCCTACAAAACACAACAGGCAATAAAAAGTGGTTAATGTATATTGGATTTGTCCGTAACTAATGATGAAGTGCACAGTTTTCAGTAACTTATGCTGGACTATTATGTGTCCGGTGATGACATCACCTAAGCTCATTTCAAGCCTGTTGACATAATGCTtgctgttttcataaaaattattGTGTATCTTAAAGAaaagtctacccttttgccatattaaactatgctATTACATCAacctagacaaattaatacatacatatcttttttcaatgcgtgtactgtacagcgcgttgtgaatgtgttagcatttagcctagccccattcattcctatggtaccaaaaaaagttttattttgtggcaccatacttactcgtgtaactactcatgtaacagtctttaaatagggaaaacactgaagtgtttggtggcttccctgtttggtaccataggagtgaatgggtctaggctaaatgctaacacattcacgacgcactgtacagtgcacgcattgaaaaaatatagatatgtattaattcgtctaagttgaggtaataacagtttaatatggcaaaagggtagactattcctttaatcaaaCATTGTATAGACAAGGCTGTTAAGTTTTGCTGCATTACTTTACTACTGTTTTTTATATAATAGTTTTCTACAACTTTACATCATTACAGATCttctttttctgtttgtttaatccTTGCAATGAACAGGTCACTATTAGCAATACTTCCACTCCAGTTTTCTCACCTGTCCAGGCGGCCTTCAAATTCCATTCATAGAAGAAGATAAGCTTTCCTTTCCGATTGTTAATGGATGCCTCTCCCTCCAACTTGCTGACCTCCGTGATCTCACACTTGCCTTCTTCAGCCTCCACCTGAATCCCCATCAGCAGTTCCTTGAGCTTCTCTGATGACCAGTTTGTGGCGTCCCTCTCCGTCCTACCAATATAAGGAACATCAgtcaaaattaaaaatgtactttaagCTAAAATTAATCCTGTATGTCATCTCTAAAGAAACTGAAAGAGATTGTAATAGTGAGatttttaaatttgtaaataGTAGTCTGTTCCTCTAGCTCAGCTTTGTGTAcccattttttttgttgttagaAGATTCCCATTAGTttctttaagtttttttttatttttattgaagaTGACATTTATCTAAACCTGTATATAAAAGGAGTTGCTGTCAAACAGGAGAACAAAGTCATGCTTTATCcttaagaaaataaaatgcCCGTCTTGGCTGACAGCCTTCATTCTAACTGCTCAATTGCAGGAAACAACAAAAAAGTGAATGAATCTTGCAGAAACATGACAACTCAAATGACAATAAAAGaacattttatgatttttatgaATTTAAACGCGATGAAATCATACAGAAATACATGGAGCAGCAGATCGAGGTGAAAGTCATCTTATGAATCATGCAGCATGGCATGATCAACTAACGACGATGCTAACTAGACCGGTTCACTAGACATACAGCAGCATTTCAgattaaacaaacacaagacaaaagACTTAACCTACAACAAACAACTGTTCCATATGTCTTCAAATAACGTTATCTCTTTTATAAGGCAATCGATTTACAGATGACAGCCCTGCTCAGTGGCCAGTGTGCTTTAGCATGTTAGCATCAAGATGGCTTGGGTAACTGTGTGTGTGAGGGAGCATGACACCGGCAGAGTCTTACCAGTGCCAGTTGTTGACATTTGTAGCATCCGCTCTCTCCTCCACGATCCAACGAGGGTCTCCTTCTCCCCATTTTGCCATAATAAATTGGAGTTAATTCAGATATTCAGCTGGAATTGAATAAACCAGGAAGCGTTATGTACGTGACACCGGCACGACCAGCTCGTTTCTGGAAACCTCTCGACTGCTGCCGCTGATTTTGTTGCCCGTAGAAATTACTGGAAACGGAATTGAGTCACACGCAAAGAGCTTCGTGCAGAAACAGGACAGCTTGAATTAAGGTTCCGCCTGAGAAGACGCTGACGCTGTAGATAGGGCaatgttttggttttatta
Coding sequences:
- the LOC129417284 gene encoding activator of 90 kDa heat shock protein ATPase homolog 1 translates to MAKWGEGDPRWIVEERADATNVNNWHWTERDATNWSSEKLKELLMGIQVEAEEGKCEITEVSKLEGEASINNRKGKLIFFYEWNLKAAWTGTSKSGIKYKGNIEVPNLSDENDMDDLDISVSLCKDEPDTALLSLMRKDGADKIRTALSNYVDSLKSEFTQGMILPTANGMTKQQTAQAPTKSNKTQIGSSTAASPAPHTGVKIPTCKFSLKDTFLASPEELYRVFLNQEMVQAFTRTGAMVDPERGGKFRLLDGNVNGEFQELVPEEKIVMKWRFNSWPCEHYATVTLTFTDKGNETELKIDCRAVPESEEERTRDGWRRYYCHAIKQTFGYGARLC